The Nicotiana tomentosiformis chromosome 2, ASM39032v3, whole genome shotgun sequence genome includes the window ctttgatttttctcttaaaaatccatttagaacccaaaggtttatttccaggaggaagatcaaccaattcccatgtatggttgttcaatatggattctatttcactattgactgcctctttccaaaacaatgattccgaagaagtcatagcttctttaaatgtttgaggctcattctccaataagaaagtcacaaaatctggtccaaatgaagtagacgttctttgacgtttactacgtcttggattctcctgattacatgtactttcttttgtttcttcccgaggtcgtttagatccttcaccaaacgactcacattcctttttatacggatatatattttcaaaaaactcagcattatctgattctataaccgtattattatgaatgtcgggattttctgatttatgaaccagaaatcgatatgctttactatttgtcgcatatcctatgaaaacacaatcaatggTTTTCgatcctatctttacccttttgggtttagaaacttgcacttttgccaaacacccccacactttaaaataattcaagttgggcttccttcctttccatttttcatatggaatggattgtgttttgctatggggcactcgatttaatattcgattagccgtaagaatggctttcccccacaagttctgtggcaaaccagaacttatcaacaacgcattcatcatctcctttaatgtgcgattctttttttccgcaatcccattagattggggcgtgtaaggggttgttgtttgatgaataattccatattctaaacatattttttcaaaaggagattcatattcaccacccctatcacttcttatcatttttactttcttgttaagttgcgtttcaacttcatttttgtattgcctgaatgcgtctattgcttcatctttactattcagtaagtaaacatagcaatatcgagtaccatcgtcaataaaagttatgaaatacttctttccaccgcgagatggtattgacttcatgtcacaaatatctgtgtgaattaagtctaaaggatttgaattcctttcaactgacttataaggatgtttaacatacttagattccacacatgtttgacattttgatttttcgcattcaaacttaggcagtacttccaagttaatcattttccgcaaggttttataattgacatgacccaaacgtatatgccataaatcatttgactcaagtaagtaagaagaagctgaaataatattattgttttTCACAActattacattcagattgaaaaggccctcggtgaggtaaccttttcctacaaatatttcattcttacttatgacaaccttgttggacacaaaaacgcacttaaaaccgtgcttaacaagaagtccagtagagactaaattctttctcatttcgggaatatgaaggacattgttcaaagtcatgaccttgctagaagtcattttcagaaatatcttcccatatccttcaacttttgctgttgaagcatttcccatataaactgtctctccgggtccagcaggagcataagtagcaaaagcttctctaactgcacaaacatggcgagtggctcctgaatcaaaccaccacagtttaggatttcccaccaagttacattcagaaagcatggcacacaagttatcaacatcatcatggtttactaccatgttttcttgaccccttttcttgtctttcttcggagcacgacactccgtagatttgtgtccgattttcccacagttgtagcagtttctgctgaaccgcttcttgcttgggttgtatttcggaccagaagccttcttcctctttttgttatcttcaacaatatttgctcccattattgttgaatttccacggcctctcctttcagcagctttattgtcctcttcgattctcaaccgaacaatgagatcttcaagggacatttcctttcgtttgtgtttcaaataatttttgaagtccttccacaacggaggcaacttctcaatcattgctgctacttggaatgcttcattgatgacaagaccttcagcaagtagatcatgaataatcacttgcaattcctggacttgggtaataacagacttgctatctaccattttgtagtccaaaaattttgcggcaacgaatttcttcatcccggcatcttcagttttatatttcttttcaagcgcattccacaattcttttgacgtctccacgctactgtatacattatacagattatcatccagtccgctaagaatataattcttgcataaaaaatcagaatgcttccacgcttcaatcacgataaagcgttcattctctggaattttatctggcagatcaggaacatcttccttgatgaacttctgtagacataacgtagttaagtagaagaacatcttctgctgccagcgcttgaaatcaattctagaaaatttttcgggtttttctgccggtgccaacgccggtgttcggcttgtcgatgcgttgacagtcaccatcggaacagcttggttttcgctttcagtcgtcattttttctgttaaaaaaaaaatgacacaaacaaacgtttaatacacgttttcaaacaggagtaaaaatcacgtagattttaatctccaacaaaacgccacgaaggctttactctccaaaacgggagtacacaaaaccacaaaggttttagtttgcagaataataagaataacacaaatacagaaataaatattaaatttcttaagattgttagtcccgccaatattgttgtatttgtaaataataattctggaaaatataagttatcataatgaaacagtaattaatttgagcccactgaattcacagtgttttcttaagaaatttaatcccctcctagtacccaaggcaattgattatttcctcccaggatagaacgaatcacacactggtgtagcggtacttcaaaccccagtgtttcagcgaacacaaagttcggtagcaaatcacacttacagttgctttgtttgaagttaaaaacaatgcagaacgaaggagtagaaactcagaaaatcatatggaaaatctgttgagcgatttcagtcttgtgtattgtgtgtgtctttcttcaacagttgctgcacatatatatagcagccagtgttgaagaagaacaatcgtccaccctccatggtggagcaagcacattcatggtgggaagagcattaggcggctgccttgtggtcaatacacggattggaaaatatccgttacaaattcgaagccgaagccgaagccgaagccgtagccgtagccgtagccgagcgagcgacgacggcgcgatgcttgctttcttcttaactctttaagagctacaaaaagagcaattatatatataaccaccaaaaatcttttcctcttccaatatgagaCAATGTCTCATTTTCAAGAGGGgggaacttaaaattttactcaaaaatttaattttccctccatttcccattcaccctcattttaagattATTTCATCTTATAAACAAAAAATCTCAACATGGCAGGACCTCGACCCGTCTATATAATCAATGGCGGAAGGGGTTCAaaaaagaaaatccaaaaaaattaaaagaaagtatGGCCGGTAAAAATTGAACCAACAACCTCAAGAATTTTTAAACCTCCATCACCACTGAGCTATATATTTAAGTGATTCATGTTAGAACAGTGGGTATGATTTAGGCTTTGAGGCGTGATAAAATCACTATCTTTTAGGTATTAATTGCCCCACTAGTTTGTTGATGGTTTACGACAATATACCCTCGGGATACAACAAAGCCCAGAGATTTGCAGACAGCAATTTCTGAAAATCTCTCTTTAGAACTTCAGTTACGGACTTTCAAGAGAGCTTTAAGAGAAAATAGGAAGAAGAGGAGTTAGAAGAAATCTACCGTGAATGAACCACTTATGAAGTAATTTATAGGCAATGCAATTGCAGTTACAACACACCTTTTCAGATAACAGACACGTCTATTCATATTGAACCATTATCCAACAACGGTATTATTGTAACGTTAATATTGTAACTGCAGTTTAAGGTTCAAATATGTAACTGAAACTTGAGGTTTAATTTCTCTTTTCTATAATAAAGCTCTCTTCTCCATCTAACTTTTCAAGctacttcaacaattcaaaatatatatatataaaggtacAAAACGTATTTTACCTTGTATGTATAATGTAATTTTCTAGCGAAGGGAGTTTAGGTAAAACCCTTCCACCCTGTAAATCCGCCCCTGTATATTATAATCTAAAAGACAAGATTCACCAACTAACTAAATAATAATTAGTACCAATAATATCTAGTCGTCTGTTTCTCCCTTCTGATCCCGTCTTTCTCTTCTCCTTTTATTCTTTCAGTGAATACCTGCTTCATTTTCTCTTTGCTTTTGTCGGGGCCAACTAATTGATAATGTCTTTTTGCATTGCAAGAAACAAAGACTGCAGAGGCATACATGTCTAAACAATTTTCAGGTTTTTGGAGTCTCTAGTCATTTCTTAATGGTCCCAACTCCCAGGCATGATTTCCGTTTTTAGTTTCAGCTGGTACTTGAACCATACGACagaaaattattattattgtcatTCCCCTCCAAAGAAAATGACATATCAGATATTAACTACAACTATAAAATGTATAGTGAAAGTCAATACCAATTTTCTCAAACATTTTAGTTTAATTGTTTTACAGGTACAATTTCGGCTGATTTTGGACAAATTGACTAATTAATTAAAGCCTATGTTAAGCGGACTCTTGTTGCCACACCCTTATCGATCTTCAAAATATATTACTTTTGAAGGATCCAATACATATCGGGTGATATTTGCAAAGAGTCCGAGCAACGTAGATTAAAGCACATTGAAATATTAGAGTTTAAAATGGAAATTCTCCAGCTCTATTTAAATTTGAAAGCAAAGAGAAAAAACATAAAGAACTTCGGTGTATTGACATCAAGTGATAGTGAAACAAGACCATGTAGTTTTGTTGGAATTATCAAtgatatataaaattataaattagtTCTAGTGTCCGACTACTCTTGTAATTTAAAGCAACCCTTGATTAAATTTGCCGTCAGTTCTTTAATTATATGCCAATTGTCCACACAATTTCTGATTAAGTTGCCCAGAAAGGTTATGATAACAACTACAAGTCTACAACTATAAAATGCACATTGAAAGTCAACAGTTATTCCCTAAATGAAAGTGTGCGATGACTAAGTAAAATGAAAGCACGTAATCTTCTCTTAAAAAGCTTTggtaaaaatagaaaatatagAGACTGTGTCGTTTTGAGCTGATCTTAACGCATGAATATTGACATCAGTCAGAAGGCGCGTTTACTCTAAGAACACGTTTGGAAAACCACCTGCGAATTGGATTTGGATGTAATTACACAGTTTGGCATGTTTGTCTCGTCAAGTAATTATTTGGTCAGTATATAATTAAGTGTAATTGGAGAGGTATAATTACACTCTCAAATTCTCAAGGGGAGGTGAGAATTGGTGGTAATAACTCTGTGTAATTACAAggttaatttttaatatttttttaaatttattttctttataactttttatttccattactttaatttctttttattttattttttacttttaatttctttttaaattttttaatatatttttctttgtacattattatcttttatttctctacctttacttcttgtgattccatgtaattgctcgtacattttattttttatttattttattttattcatttagTATAATTGCGTTATTATTCTACTTTTTGAAACTACACCTCCTAACATTagaaataatgagtcattaacaaacttggcatataatgagatgtcattaaagtagaatttcgttgttgaatgaggttatagacttattatatttctaatcttaagttgtatcagaaattatttttattatgatgttaaacaatttttttattttttggattttgaaattATGTTATATTTATGGTTCCAATTTACTTATTTTAGTAGTATTGGCTTGTTATTTCACATTGCATGCAGTTCATTTTTTAAttagaattgatagattagttttgtcaaatatttatataatgttatgacattatatttataaatattagtttattttatcaaacatgcattCTATGATGTCCTTGCAAGACGTATGTTTTTAGTTtctataattaaataaatgaaatattattaatttggaaaatatatatcaattatttttacaatattagttttaaatatatgattactaattaatgtatattcaagaaaaaatattcATCTTGAATACCAAATCTAATatcatttatacttataaaaaattatttatagacatatatttattatattaacttttaagttttgataattacttcatttaaaatttaatctaactgtATAATTACACTTGTGCAACCAAACACTACACTTATAATTACTCTGTAATTACGTTATGACAAACAAACAGGTCATCGTAATTACCATATTGTGTAATTACTATGTTGTATAATTACTACTTCAATAATTAAACTAATTTCAATTACCATGTGACTTTCCAAACATAGCCTAAAGGTCTATCGAAattttaacaaattaattaagatCACTTCTCGGTGTTCTCTTAAACCAGAAAGTTTATCCTTTTCAATTTGAGTTAATGCGATAAATATTATTCGATCGCGCTATATGAAGTCTTTCACTAAATAGCACAAGTCTTTCACTAAACACTCTTTGAGattatccaaaaattaattaTAGCACTTTATAATGAGTTTAACTTAATATATTTTACAAAATCGACTCACTTAAAATCCAAAACAGATAAAAGTGTTGATACTTAGCATGACTTGATAACCTAAAACGAGGATAATAAACTTCTAGAACCAATAAAAAGAAAGAGAACGGAGACTTCACGTCTTACCCTAACTAAATATTAGCTCTCTTTTGTGGACTTTATATTCGTGTATGGGAATAAAAAGGAAGAGAATTGACAAGATATTTTACTAGGAAAAGCTGAGGGGGCAtggtgaaaaagaaaaaagaaaaaagaaaaaagaaaaaagagaaagaagctAAGTGTGCATATGGCATAATTTTAGGAAAAGCGGCAGCAACATATCAATTACTCACGTCCTTTCAATTTATGTGTGACTGATACATAATTTAATAATAagaaacttttaaattttatgattttaaactaaTGATATTTGTACACTAAATATTTTTTAATCTCGTAATTTTGAATATATCACGTAAAAAGTTAGAATTAAAGAGCTACAATACTAAATATAGAAAaagatattattttttaaataaactaAAAGAAAAGTAAGACACATGAATattgaaagaaagagagtatCTCAATCCAAAAATACTTCCCATAGGTTCGCGGCATTGATGGCGGGCAAGTAAATGATTCCTGCAAGCAACTGGCAAGTCCCATACATAAATTAttatctttttcaaaattttgccATCATACTTGCGTACATGATTTCGTATGTGTTGCTTGACGATCTCAGTAGTTGAACCACACGTCAATTAATGTTAAATATTCTCTGCAAAACAATATTATAACAGATTAAAATAATCATCTGATTACGACAGGCAAGCACGTTTAACATATACTTATCTATCAAGTCAAAGTTCAAATTCATGGCCTTGTATGTTATGTATTTGCAATGTTATCCCTTAATTTTGAGTATATACAGTTTTAATATTGCTAAACTTTGAAGTAACGTATTTCATTATGTTAAAAGTTAAACACCACGATCTTGAAAATTTTCGATCAAAAATTTCAGCGTCCAAATTAACAGACAGAAGACAGAAAATATTCCCAGATTGGCAAAACCACAAGATTGGAACTTGAGCATAGCTCAATAGCTCAttagatttatatttatatatataaaaaaaagtatAAAAGAAGCACTTTCTTAATCTAGCAGTAAAGTGCAACATAAGATACAAAAGAGAAAGATTAAAAAATGAAAATCTGGGGCCATGAATCAATAATAGTGATATATATCAAGAAAAAGGTAGCCTTTCAATCAGCCATTGAAGGTGGCATGTGATAGATTAGTCCTTAAAGCGACAATAGAAAACCCCACATAGCTTAAGCTTATGATCTGGATTTCTGATTACAACTTCTTGCCCAAAACCCTTCCCCTCCAATCACCTTTGGATTATCCAGACTAAGAGCTCGAGTATCGAgttcctctttcttttcttttcttttctttgtttttttggaTGGTATCGAATGGGCCATTTCCAATAGTATGTAATTAAGGTGACAACTAACCCCCTTCTGTTGATATTATAATGTTGGAGGGCGGCGTTTTGCCTGTTTCAAATGCTGCTTTTTAATCTTCTAGAAAGTATTCCCGAATTTTTGGCTGGTTAATGAACCCACAGCCCAACATTATATTTTTGGACAAGTACTACAATAAAACAGTAAAAATTTTAATGTGTGAAaaccataaaaaaaaattaattggaGTGGACCGAAAGGTGTAAACCTTAATGGTAATTTGGTAGAAAAGGAATTGAGACAGCTAATTACAACACAGCACCTACAGCCCAACATTATAAAAGTAAGTCGAGTATAGTAATAAAAAAAACACGCGTTTGACCTCGTAAATATCGTAGGACTGTCCAAGTCAGTGTCACCCAACCCCAACTCCGCCATTGTCAAACCTTCAAAGACCATTTCTGCTTTTCAAATTTCAATGTAAACTATCACTTTTAAACCCACTAACCCCAATATCAAAACTCTCCTTTTCCTTTCTCCTCATTTTCATTCATTTTCCCATTCGTTTCTCAATACAACAAAAAGTACATCAATACCCACTTTTGTAACTTTTCCGGTCAATTGATTTTTGTGCTGGGGTGATTCAAAACTCAATTTTTAGGACTTCTGATCTACCTACGATTTTGTTGTAGTTCAGAGGTTCTTTGGATTTTCTGATTTTATATATGGCGGACCTAGTGAAGCAGATCTTGACAAAGCCGATCCAGTTAGCAGACCAGGTGATAAAGGCCGCCGATGAGGCAAGTTCGTTCAAGCAAGAATGTACTGATCTCAGGTCCAAAACTGAGAAACTTGTGGCCCTTCTCCGTCAAGCTGCACGCGCCGGAAACGACCTTTACGAGCGGCCCACGCGGCGGATTATTGACGACACTGAACAAGTCCTTGAAAAGGCTTTAGCCCTTGTCCTAAAGTGCAGAGCCCACGGGCTTGTTAAGCGTGTTTTTACCATAATCCCTGCTGCAGCTTTCCGTAAAATGGCTTCCCAGTTGGAGAACTCTATTGGTGACGTGTCTTGGCTTCTCCGTGTCTCAGCTTCGGCTGATGAACGAGCAGATGATTGTTTGGGCCTTCCTCCTATTGCTGCTAACGAGCCCATTTTATGCCTTATTTGGGAGCAGATCGCGATATTGTATACAGGTTCTGTTGATGACAGATCAGATGCAGCTAATTCACTTGTTTCTTTAGCAAGAGACAATGATCGGTATGGCAAGTTGATTATTGAAGAAGGTGGAGTTGGGCCATTGCTGAAATTGATGAAAGAAGGGAAAACGGAGGGTCAGGAGAATGCAGCCAGGGCAATTGGACTTCTTGGACGTGACCCAGAAAGCGTCGAACACATGGTACATGCTGGGGTTTGCTCAGTGTTTGCGAAAATCCTCAAAGAAGGTCCTATGAAGGTTCAAGCAGTGGTGGCTTGGGCTGTTTCTGAACTTGCTGCTCATTATCCCAAATGTCAAGATCTTTTTCACCAGCATAATACAATTCGATTGCTGGTTAGTCATCTTGCTTTTGAAACCGTTCAGGAGCATAGTAAGTATGCTATTGTAAGTAAAGCAACATCGATGCACCACGCTGTTGTCTTGGCTAGTAATAACAATGGTAATGCTGTTAATACTGTGAATAAGGTTGTTGAGGATGATGACAAGAATCATATTCCACATCCTCTGGGGAATAAGAAGCCTAACCACATGCACAGTGTCGTT containing:
- the LOC104085797 gene encoding protein CELLULOSE SYNTHASE INTERACTIVE 1-like produces the protein MADLVKQILTKPIQLADQVIKAADEASSFKQECTDLRSKTEKLVALLRQAARAGNDLYERPTRRIIDDTEQVLEKALALVLKCRAHGLVKRVFTIIPAAAFRKMASQLENSIGDVSWLLRVSASADERADDCLGLPPIAANEPILCLIWEQIAILYTGSVDDRSDAANSLVSLARDNDRYGKLIIEEGGVGPLLKLMKEGKTEGQENAARAIGLLGRDPESVEHMVHAGVCSVFAKILKEGPMKVQAVVAWAVSELAAHYPKCQDLFHQHNTIRLLVSHLAFETVQEHSKYAIVSKATSMHHAVVLASNNNGNAVNTVNKVVEDDDKNHIPHPLGNKKPNHMHSVVATAMQGQMKPPQQNPVNGSNQANQAKVNGNNSVKQNHVNHHTQHSLSSSGVSMGNKGRELEDPATKAYMKAMAARALWKLAKGNSPICRSITESRALLCFAVLLEKGPEDVQYNSAMAVMEIAAVAEVDADLRRSAFKPNSPACKAVVDQLLRIIEEADSDLVVPCVKAVGSLARTFRATETRMITPLVKLLDEREAEISKEAAIALSKFASSVNYLHVDHSKAIISAGGAKHLIQLVYFGEQIVQSPSLLLLCYIALHVPDSEELAQAEVLTVLEWASKQSYLIQDEEVESLLQEAKSRLELYQSRGSRGFH